In Salmo trutta chromosome 16, fSalTru1.1, whole genome shotgun sequence, a genomic segment contains:
- the LOC115149806 gene encoding ankyrin repeat domain-containing protein 33B-like has translation MVACYKGFLDIVQSLYHCPYLDINHQDNDGNTALMIAAQAGHTITVTYILNYYPGADTEIRDCRGFTALIKAAMQGRDDVVSSLVMAGADLNAIDTRKQKCARDWALKTGRYETLNRLRRLNLRPRAEQFAESYVPEWPELKVLVAKATANKSAGQMITQRIKSIFSFNFPQDPQDNGVLDHMVRITTSLHSPLVATACRPLCPTSPPEVGKRRLAVPELMKKHSEKKLKESSVCHSNGSVSSIIPHIHSAETIATSCCVDTERRGSIIFIVSTGVRTFMPRNMAHRNSVFPSGCIPKIQIVKSGEPTPKKEKKKKKHKGHLELPIWKYKAEKQEKKKEKKKAEKEKEKAKKEKENKKKKEK, from the exons ATGGTGGCGTGCTATAAGGGTTTTTTGGACATTGTGCAATCTCTTTACCACTGTCCTTACTTGGACATAAATCACCAGGACAACGATGGCAACACAGCACTGATGATCGCTGCACAAGCAG GTCACACCATTACAGTGACCTACATCCTAAACTACTACCCCGGGGCAGACACAGAGATCCGGGACTGCCGTGGCTTCACTGCACTCATCAAAGCTGCCATGCAGGGCCGAGATGATGTGGTGTCTTCCCTCGTCATGGCCG GTGCAGACCTAAATGCAATAGACACCAGGAAGCAGAAGTGTGCGCGGGACTGGGCCCTAAAGACGGGCCGCTACGAGACGCTGAACCGCCTCCGCCGCCTCAACCTGCGGCCCAGAGCCGAGCAGTTCGCTGAGAGCTACGTCCCCGAGTGGCCAGAACTGAAAGTGCTGGTTGCCAAGGCCACAGCCAACAAGAGCGCCGGCCAGATGATCACCCAGCGCATCAAGTCCATCTTCAGCTTCAACTTTCCCCAAGACCCCCAGGACAACGGGGTCTTGGACCATATGGTGCGTATCACCACCAGCCTTCACAGCCCTTTGGTGGCCACCGCCTGCCGGCCGCTATGCCCCACCAGCCCCCCTGAGGTGGGGAAGAGGCGCTTGGCCGTGCCTGAGCTGATGAAGAAGCACTCAGAGAAGAAGCTGAAGGAGAGCTCTGTGTGCCACAGCAACGGCTCCGTCTCCTCCATCATTCCACACATCCACTCGGCCGAGACCATCGCCACGTCCTGCTGTGTGGACACAGAGCGCAGGGGCAGCATTATCTTTATAGTCTCCACCGGGGTGCGTACCTTCATGCCCCGGAACATGGCTCACAGGAACAGTGTGTTCCCTTCCGGCTGCATCCCCAAGATCCAGATAGTGAAGTCTGGAGAGCCCACGCCTAAGAaggaaaaaaagaagaagaagcacAAGGGTCACCTGGAGCTGCCCATATGGAAGTACAAAGCAGAGAAGcaagagaagaagaaggagaagaagaaggcagagaaagaaaaagagaaggcCAAGAAGgaaaaggaaaataaaaaaaagaaagagaagtAG